The genomic region CCGTTCACACCGATTTATGCCGCCATGGCTGCTatcgtcaacaccaagctACCCCAGGTCGGCGAGCTCCTGATTCGTCGTTTGGTTATGCAGTTCCGAAAGGGATTCAAGCGAAACGACAAGGCTGTCTGCCTTTCCTCGACTACCTTCCTGGcacatctcatcaaccagCAGGTTCAACATGAAATGCTCGCCGGTcagattcttcttctcctgcttcataagcCGACCGATGACAGTGTTGAGATTGCGGTTGGTTTCTGCCGAGAGGTTGGACAATATCTGGAGGAGATGCAGCCGTCTATTGCCATGGCTGTTTTTGACCAATTCCGAAACATTCTGCACGAAGCCGATATCGACAAGCGAACACAGTACATGATCGAAGTGTTGTTCCAGGTGCGCAAGGACAAATTCAAGGACAACCCagctgtcaaggaggaatTGGATTtggttgaagaggaggatcAGATCACACATCGTATCGAGCTGGAGGGTGAAATCGATGTGCAAGATGGACTCAACATTTTCAAATTCGACCCGGAGTGGGAGGAGCACGAAGAGGCGtacaagaagctgaaggcTGAGATCCTAGGCGAAGGTagcgacgacgaggatgacgaggatgaatACGAGAGTTCGTccgaagacgaggaggacgagaagaCGAAAGCCATGGAGATCAAGGACCAGTCTAATGCCGATCTTGTCAACTTACGGAGAACTATCTATCTCACTATCATGTCTAGTGCCGATCCTGAGGAAGCTGTCCACAAGCTCATGAAGATCAACCTCCCTGCCGGTCAGGAACCAGAACTTCCCTCCATGATCGTGGAGTGCTGTTCGCAAGAAAAGACGTACACCAAGTTCTTTGGCATGATTGGTGAGCGCTTCGCCAAGATCAACCGACTGTGGTGCGACCTGTTTGAGCAGGCTTTTGCCAAGTACTACGACACTATCCATCGATACGAGAACAACAAATTGCGCAATATTGCGATGCTATTTGGTCACATGTTTGCTTCAGACGCCCTGGGCTGGCACTGTCTATCTGTCATTCACTTGAACGAGGACGAGACCACATCCAGTAGCCGTATCTTTATCAAGATCCTGTTTCAGTTCATCGCAGAGGAAACGGGTATGCCCAAGTTGAGGGCACGTATGACAGATGAAACCCTGCGCCCCAACCTGGAAGGCCTCTTCCCTAAGGACAACCCCCGCAATATCAGATTCTCCATCAACTACTTTACAAGTATTGGTATGGGTGCTCTCACAGAAGAGATGCGAACCTACCTACAGAACATGCCCAAACCTGCTTTACCTGCACCCCCTGCGGCTGATTCAGACTCTGATTCAGTTTCAAGCTATTCGTCGTACACAGGCTCTTCTTACTCGCGATCTCGATCTAGATCGCGAACACCACGTAAGGTCGCTGACCGAGGAAGATCTCTTTCTCGGTCTCCTGATCGAAGAAGCCGGGGACGTTCATACAGTTCGTCGCGATCAAGGTCATTCTCAGGATCTGTATCTGCACGAGGAAGGGGACGCAGCGAGTCTCGCTCTGCCAGCCCTCCCCGACGAGGACGTCGTTACGATAGTGAGAGCCGCTCACGATCCCCTGCCCCACGAAACGGCAAGGGTCGGGCTCGCAGCGCCTCATACTCATCTCGAAGTCGTTCCCGCACGCCTCCACGTCAAGCACGTGGACGCAAGGATTCCTTCGCTTCGGAAGGACGATCGCCGCTACCTCCAGCTCGAGATGGGCGAAGCCGCTCATATGATTCCCAGAGCcgatctccttctcctgTGAGAAAACGGGAGAGGTCATACTCGGGCAGCCCACCTCGACGAGGCCGACCGCGCGGAAATGCCGGTCCAGCCTCACATCGGCGCAACAGCTCTTCTGTCAGTGATGGACCGCGAGATACTGGCAAGCAATTCAGTCGCTCACCTTCATACGATTCGCGATCCCCACCTCCAAGAAGGGCCAGACCAGACAGCGTATCGCCCCCACCTGCGCGCAATGGTCGCCAAGCCTCATACTCGCGGTCACCTAGCCCCCCGCGCCGTGGAGCAAAGAAGTCTTTGAGCCCTGTGCCGCCAAAGAGGAGACGTTATAGCGATAGTGTTTCTCGGTCACCGCCACCGATGAAGCGAGGACGAAGGGGAAGTTGAAGGGGGTTACTTATAATTAGAAGACCAGGTTAAGGAGTTATATTATCAGCAGGACTACCAAAATTGTAAGCTTTTGAGGCCTAGCGTCATTGTTCTTGGGATTTCTTCAACGGTGAATTTCATGTTCTTTGTTGAATGCATCATGACAAAGTGAATAGTCTCGTGCTTTATAAAGGGGAGGCCCCTGGTTGAAGAAATAGTGACTTTTCTATGAATATAAATACTGTTGACCTCTAGAAACGTATTTCAGATCTTCAGCTATCCCGCTTCTTCTAGCCTCTCCATCCGGTAAAATCGTCACCTTCATCAGTATGGAAACTCCCTTAGGATCCCAGGAACCGCCCAAGGCTAGCAACAACGTAACTACGTTCGGCATCGGTATCATCATGATGGGCTCAAAGACGAGAAACACTAAAGCTCGTATCGGAACTATGGCTCTTGGAAGCGTCGCGATTGGCGTTGGTATGTCTATCAAGCATGTTTTTGGGCAACATAAGGCAACAGAACGGCTAACTTGTATTTAGGAAGCGCTGGTTTGGAAAAGCTGGAAATTGACGTGACTATGCTCGCGACTAGACTCTCAACAGTCTTGAATATGGAGTATTCGAGCGTCGAGAATATGAATCCATTTGAGAGTTAAGTTGGGGACTGGGGTATGGGGATACGATAGATGCATGCTGACCATGCTCAACTAAAAGGAGTTTTGTCTTTTTCGCGCCTTGGGTATATTGAAGAAGTAGACATATTTCTGGTAAAATCCATTTGCATATCTGAACATCTAGGCCGAAGATATGAGGAGAATAGAAGGTATTGTCCTCAAGTTACCCCAACATCAGAGAGATACACAAGTCAAGACTTCTTGAACCCTTACGATTCGTAAGGTACCCTGATCTGACCGTAATGTTCTTCAAGCCTGCCAGTATTGTTAGATCTGATGATGCTCCGACGTCGACGTTTTATTACCTAGAATCTGCAACAACCTGATAGCTCATGTTTTATGGCTTTATTTGGTGAGGACCTTACACGTTGGTGGCAGCCACCTAACAAAGGAAATTTCTATAGCGAACAAAACTAAAAGTCGTTCTTTGTTTGTACTGCAATGAGTGATGTGAGGTAATGACATAAGCCATTGATTCTGCGTGCCATTATTTATTCTCCTTGTAGGAACATTAACTGCTTAGTATCGACAACACACTCTCAAACCTACATCATAGTGCTCACCATCATCTGCGTTACCGCTCTTATCATAAGTTTCCTTCTGATTGGAAATCACCAATGCAGATGTCGCGAGAAGCCTGGGGCTATATATTTTTGCTACCGTACTCTTTACTGTTATGGGAGCTAGATCGCCTATTATAGATCCATCTGAAATCTTGTACTGACTATAGCTAGGCGCATCATTCTTTGGTCAGATTATCCAGACGGCCCTCCCAGAGCTTCAGCAAACAAATGACGCCCCTTAGGACTACCTGGAGCATCAACCGGAGGTCTTTTATCACGGCCGAGGCAAGTTCAGTGCCCATGATCGCTTGCACCGCAAATACGGCATCTGTTGCGACCAAGAATGGCAGTATATCTTGTGTTAATCTTCAAGCTGAGGAAGTTCGAGTTCTTGTGAAGATACGTGACAATGAGTTTGACAGGAGAATGAAAGAAGCTCTTACGAAGTGTGAGGAGCGAGGAGTCGACTCTTAGGAGACATGGGAGAAAAGACAGTTAGAGCATACTACAGAGATCACAAGGTCTACTCAGCTTAAATATCATCAAAAGGAATACGGTCTGGTAGATTGTACGGAAATAAAAGTTGATTAAAACTGAACGAAATCATTGACCGTGTGCTTACACATAGCAATAACTCTGGTCGCTAACGAGTTCGACTCCACATTGTCCCTTACATGTTTTCAATTAATTACCATCGAACTGAAACCCTCCGTAGATGTTGTATCCGAATGTAATGTACATGGCTGGTCTTAGGCTCACAGAGACAACATTCTCTGCTACTGACCCAGATTACCACGTAAAGGTGACAGTCGTTGATTTGATGCCTCCTTTTGGGCTGTCAAACCACAAGCTTCTCAGGGTTTCTTAATCTTCCAGAAACCGGGGAAGAGGATTGGTGGCTCGCGccaaagaggaggaggaggaggacgaagaagaagaagaagaagaagaagaagaagaagaagaagaagaagaagaagaagaagaagaagaagaagaagaagaagaagaagaagaagaagaagaagaagaagaagaagaagaagaagaagaagaagaggctcaAGCCAAGAAGCTGGTTGATGATTTCAGGCGTTGGCCAGAAGAAGTAGATGGCTTCCTCCAAAGAAAGAATAACAATAGTCGTGGCAGGTGATGGCGCAACACGATTCAAGATGCAAAATAGCCACCATTCAGCTCACTTCCTCGCTCGCCGAGCCCGGCCGGATCGCGCACCGAGAATCTCACGAAGCAACAGCGCCAAAAGACCACCGTTATACGCCTCCTCTTTGGGAAAGATCTTGTCTTCGTAGACGCTGTATTGGCTAAGATCTTGAACAGTCTTGAAGTGCTCGACTGGTTGGCGGGTTCGAGGTGATTCAACCAAGTCCACAAGGTTGACATGAGTTACTCGCATGGTCTGGTATCTGGTCAGTTTTCCGTTGCAAATGGCTGCGGGACGAGCTTCACTAACTGTGCGTGCTTCGTGAAGAGAAGTTGGTTTGGGCAAGCCGATGAGGTTGAACATATTCTGCCAGTGCAGAAGATTGCCCTTATCCTCACCAACGACGTAGTTGAACTCTTGGATGAGTGAAACGCGGAAGTTGTACCAGGGCCCAGTGGCTTCCTCATCAGACCAGCCGAAGTGATCACACATGCGATAGAACTCATCGAAAAAGGGTTTGGTGCGTTGATAGTCAAACTCTTTGAAGTTGGCGAAAAACAGGTCCACGGGATAGTCTGTAAACTGCTTGCCAGGAAGTTCCCAGGGGACGAAGTGGAAAAGTTTACAAGATTCACCCTGCTCGCAATCCCCGTCGTTGCGAAGTTCAGGGCAGAGCCGCGTGAACGTACGACGCTGTCGGGGAGCCTTGGGCTCCTTCTTGACTACAGGAACAGGCCGGAAGAAGTCGTCTTTGAGCTGAAATATATAGTTAGTACGGTGACATTGCCGAGATGCTGGCCGGTGAGATCTTACCTGGCGAAATCGCTTCAGCTCGTTGTCGACCCGACTCTGCGGGActtcaccctcaccctcaccatTGGGCTTATTGTCGTCCTCGGGCGACAAGGAAGCGATACCCTTTTGCTGGTCATTCTATGACGTTGACATGCTGGATATTTCAGGTAGGTATATTTGGCTTGTGATGTGtgttgttgtgttgttgATATGTGGCTACCtgttggagagaagaagaggaggaaagaggagggagaggttgaggatcaaaataaaaagaagaagaaacagtgCGGAGATTAGGGCACATTAAATAAGGCAGAGAAAGGTGCCTAAGGCAGGGCACGAGGTGTAACAGTAGCAGGCAGTGTGTGACAGTGATTCAGTGACAAGCGGGCTGGCAACAAGGCACAGTTTCTCGTAGTGAATCGGATGACACTAACCGTCTAAAAGGCTTCAAAAAGGCTCCAGCTGCCTACAAGATATTTACTAAGTTAACACGGCCTTGATCAACGAAGGATAGGGGTTGTTCGTTGATGCACAGCTTTCAGATACCTGCGCAATTAGCTCGAAATGTAAAGAATACAGGGACTCTATTTCATAACCAAAATCTTAGGGAAACATGTAAATTGCACAAGGACACATAAAATCAAGAATGTGTTAAGACAGCCGGGAGTGTCCTATTGCTGGTCTCCAGCGAGATGAACTCCAATATCACCACAGTATTAACAATCACGCCTAGCAACACCTGACGTTCTTTACATACCCAGGCAAGACATAAAATGCGTATTAATATCAGAATAGAATCAACTGAGATTCTTTTACTAATGTTGGAACTTGTGATTGTGTACCCTGTTGTCGTTAATGCTCGAGTGTTCTACAACACTGCCATCTTACAGTCTGCCTGAAACATCAAGCATCCTAAGTGCTAATAGAACGGTTATTATCGAGACAAGTCCAATATACGCGCATTGATAATGCCAATCAAGGTAAATACCACAGTATTATTATACATTGCGGCTAGCCAGAATCGCCAACCTTCGCCCCTGTGCTTCAAGCAGGCACAAAGACATGCATAGTAGCATATTTGCTCGGATTCTGGCCAGATAAGGCAGGAAAATTTGGGATCATGGTGCTGGAAAATGGCCTCGTTTATCCTTATTGGAGATGAGAATCATCCGCTGTCGTGCTATCAAACTACCAATCATCCGATATACAAAGTTTGTGACCAATATAGTTCACTGGTCCGACGTAGACTTGCCCCCTCGTCCGTCACCTCaggtttcttcttcttgaaaaCCATCTCCTCTGCATTGTTTTCCTCGTGGGTGCCACCATTTTCACCCTGATCTCCGGTGTTGTCTCCATCACCCTGGCCCTAGAGCTTGGCTGCAATACCACTAGCACTCACGACGACTCCCGCGGCCTGGACAACACCGTTGACAACAGCAAGGCCGACacctccagcaccagcacTCTGAAGGGTGGCGAAGGCGCTACCAGATACGACACTGCCTATACCGCTATGGACGCCAGCGGCAGCGGAGCCTTATGAAGAGTTAGCATATGCAAGGTAATAGGAATACCAAGACTGACCAGCAGCGATGCCACCAGCGCCAAAGCCTGCGACAGCCAACGCCGGGCCAGCGACAATAACAGGGGCTACAACCATTGCAGCTCCAGCGGCCATAGCAGCCGGTGCCAACAAGTCTTGCGTAAATTGCATTATTCGAGGGGGAGACTATAGTATGGTCAGCAGGCGTCTTAAGTTGATTGTCATGTCACTCACCCGCATGAACATGAGATATGGTAGTTGATGGCCGAAATCGTGGCTGTATATGGCCTTTCCGATTCTTTGGATGTTGTAAGATGAGAGAATAATGACCAGAAATGAAGGCAGCAGAGGTGTTCTTATAACCAGCTGGCAGGCAGCTGCACTGTTGGTTCATTCACTACCATCGAGGTTGACAAACCAACCAACGACCTACCCGGGGCTGTGCAACCAACAAAGGCCAAGAATGCGGCCTCAGCTGAGTTTCTTCGTATACCACCTCAGGCAATTAATTCAAGATGCCCTTAATTAGCGGTATGTTCAACTCGAACAAGGAGCACAGCTGGCCCATCAGCTGGAATGGGTATTAACAGATTCAATCTTTTGATACTTGGCATGACTGAGAAGGTGAATTCAAACATATTACCTACTCGCTCCAAATCACAAACCGGGTCATTAATGGTTTCGTGGTCATGAGGAATAAAACACCGGCTCGGTTTGCAAGCACTGTGCCTCTCAGTTAATCATTCGCAGGCACTTATCAAGCAGTTTTAGAAGATTTAATTCTTAATCTAAGGCTTGTAAGAATATGTGAGAAGTGCCGTTTGCTGGCAAGGCTATGTCTTCATTTCTTTGCCCTGGTACAACCCAGTGTTATCCTCTTTAACAGTACCGTCCGCCTTGGACCCGTCTGTATTATCTGAAGATTCGTATTTACAATACTTGACATTATGTTTCCACTTGGAAAAGATGGAGCCAAGACCGACAGAAATGGTCACACATGCAACGGGCAAACGCCGCAGGCGGCCAGGTCCTTTGTAGTAAGGTTATGTGTGACAAGGAGAGGTAACCGTGTATTTGGTTCAAGGTGAGAAATATACTCTGTCAAAGTGTTCATATTATCCAGAGGCTATAAGAGACGTGAGATTAAAGTCCAATATCAGATTGACAAGAAAAACTGCGTATAAGTGAAGTTATCAGTTTCCCTCCCCTGGCCAAGATCTGAGTATGCGAAACGCGCAAAGGCGTAACCCATCAAGGCAGAAAGCATATTGATTGCTTTTACCAAGATCCCAACCCCATAGTCACCCATGCCAGCACTCTTGAAAATTGCAAAGAGGCGCACAAGAACAATATTGCCAATCAAGCTCTGAACCCAAGCTGCGAGCGGTCCTTAGCGAGTCCCAAGCTAGCACAATGAATTCTGTATTTGAAAATATCTTCTAAACTGGTAACGGACCGCCGGGTATGAGGTCGATAGCCTGGAGGATTAGGGTGAACCATGCCATGATGAGAGTGCTGGGTCGGTGCTCAAGAAGGAGTGGAGTCCCGGGTGCGAGAGACTATGAGGCAGTTGTGAAGATGATCTTTCTAAAAGTTATTGCGAGTTTATGGCTGTCTGTGTTTGGTATGAAGGGGTtatgaagaaaagaaagaggtGCAATCTGGCCGTGGGTTTAAGAAGCTACTGGTAAGCCAAAGCAGGCACTAACGTTGGCATTAACACTGACATCAACACTATTGCCTAAACTTTTTGTTTCAGGTGAATTATTCTAGTAGTTGCAAActctgtttctgtttctttgTATATGCGAGTGTTTTATAATCATCATATTTGATTTACATAAATTCTGGCTGTATGAAGGATGGAGTTCTGCCTCAACACGGTAAGAAACGAACCAAGAGAAACAAACACTACGATTTGAGGCACAATACATCTTAAGGCGTCTATTTTGAGAACTCGAGTAAAGAAGATTAACTTAAACGTTTCCGAACGATGAGTAGTATCTGCGTGACGAAAATGCCACCATGTTAGTTGACTTAGTCCCCATCAAATGTGGAAAATATAACAACTACAGTAAAAACGGTCAAGTGTTTCACTTTCAAAGGCGTATTCTATAAATAAGGTAGCACAACTTCAATTTATAGACAGAATAATGGTGCGTCTAATGGCGTGGGATATTAGTTAGCATCCATAGAAAGACCTAGAGCTCATATGATGTTCCCAAAGATTGCAGAACCAGAATTCATTCTTACACCACAACTTTGGGTCacagctccagctccagatCTAGAGAGCATCAAGAACACATCGAGACCACGCCTCTTGGTGTCTTTTGCTGAACGACTCGGATGCTTGCCACTCTGGTCTCTGAGAAATATTAATAGACGACAACCTCTCCTGAAAGgttttattatatctaaAAACTTTTACATTGGAGTTGCCTTCGCAATCCAACCCTGCAAGAATGAGGAAAGCTTCGGGGGTATAAGGAGTCCCCGATGTGTTCTTCATTGTCGTTTTGTCTTTCAAACTCCTTATCCTATCCATGATATTGATCTTTCATTATATCTACTAAAAGCTTAATAAAAGCTCATATAGTATTGTATCAATCTTGCCTTTATACCTTTGATCACGCTGTGGCAATGTGATGATGAAACAGACCACACTCGGgttctttcatcttcatttaGTTCCACTTCCTCATCTGCCTTGCACTCTGAACTAGATAATTGGATTCCAAATCATTACTGTGAGAAGCTATGTCTTTTGATCTATTCTAAACATTTCACCCCTATACGCCATCTATATAATGCCCATTATAATCATAACTCTATCCCGCCAAAGCCTCATCTCGTGCCTTGATATCTTCCtgcttgcccttctcctcctgTTTCTGTTCCTGCGCCTTGACCTTATCCTTTTTACTCATAGTCAAAGCCCCCTTCTTGAACGCCTCGTTCGGTAGGGGTCGAATGATGGGTTGAACCACCCACCAGGGTCTTCGACACCGTCTTTGTGTGCCTACTGAGCTCTCCGTCTCAGGAGgatcctcctcgccctcgGCCAATGGTGTCTCCGCAACGCTCTCCCCATTGGTGCGCTCGTACTCAATGAGACCTTCTGCAACCTTGCGCTCCACGGCAGATAGTACGCGCTCGTAGGCTTCCATGTCGCCTGCTCGGCTCTTGGCTAGCATGTCTCGCACGTCGGTGTGCTTGGAGACAAAGTGTCGCAATAGATGGAAAAGATGGGGTTGCATGGCTGACATGTTGGGTCCCTGTTCCCCCTTCTTGCCCAAGTCCTTTCTTCGCTTCTTGGACGGTGGCTCGTCTTCAACTGTCTCGCTCTCGTTCATCCACTCAGTATCGTCACCAGGCATGAAAAGTGGTCGGCGCTCGATGTGCTTCTCTCCGAAAACGTGTTCGTGGAGGATGTCCATGTATCGTCTGAACACAGCATCAACTCTGTAACCCCCTTTTCCATCTTTTCCTCTCCAATATTCTCGTCCTTCCTCTCCGACGGCTGGTGGCTTTGAGAAGATAGCTGGGTCGCTGAGGTTGCCCTCGGCGCTCATCACGCCATCGGCTCCTGTAGCCTCGAGGCACTTCTCGATGTCTCCCTCCTGAAGGATGTTTCCATTCGCGAAAATGACTGTCTCCCTGGGTAGGCTATCTCTCAAAAACCGAATCATCTTCCACTCAGCCAGGCCCGTCAAATGTCCCTTCTGCTCCCTTCGTCGGCCGTGGACAGTGAGGATGGATGCGCCAGCCTTCAGGACATTCTGCGCGTATGCCAGGGTCTCCTCCTTCGTGTCCAGGATTCGAATCTTGGCTGCCACAGGCACAGGCAACTCCTTGTGCAAAATGTTGATCAAGCGGAAGATAAGATCCTGGTCTTCCTGGAGGAAAGCACCATACTTTCCCTTTCGTGCGATACCTTGAGGACATCCGAGATTCAAGTCAACAGCATCGCAGTAAGGGGCGACTTGCTTAGCGGCAGAAAGGAGCGCTTCGGGGTCGTTCGCGCAGAACTGGACGAATAGCGGTCGGTCGATAGAAGGGTTTCCGTCAAGCCAGGGAGTTTCGCCGTCGGATTTAACCGATTGGAAGTGCGCCTTGCGATACTTCTCGTCCTGTGAAAAGAGTCGAGCGTGGAGCATGGGTGTATAGGCAAGGAGACTCTTTTGTTCAGTGGGTGAAATGAAACTTCGAGTCAACATGCGCCAGGCCTAAGCTGTCAGTCAAACCACACATGACTAGGTCGAACAACAACTTACAAATTCAGACTGGTCTACCATAGGCGCAACGATGAACTTGGGGCTTCCGATAGACTCGTAGAATGCTCGTCCTTGCAGCTTGGTAGGGTGCTCCCCCGCGCTGGTGGGGTTCTCCTCTGTGGTCGTCATTGTAGACATGCGCTGTGCGAAACAGACAAATCGGGGGCTTGAAACAGAAAGATGTAGATATCCCGGACTCTTCAAGAGCCAGGCTCGTCGTGTTAATCGATCCAGAGTGTTTAACGAGACGTGGCGCAAAGTGGTTGAGAGGGAGTGTTCACAACCTTTGTATGACCACcaaaatatttttttttcccaATGTTTTACCTCCGTGTAATGTTGCGGCCCGGATGTGGGGGTGGGGGAGGCTTGTGGCTGAAGAGATCGCGGGGACTTTGAGGCTTAAGCCTTATTTCCGAGAGATCCAGAGGGTGGGTACATGTACCGTTCTATTCTTCTCATGTACCTCCAATAGTGGGTCTCTTTAAAGATGCCAAGCAACCTACACCCCAAATCATGTACACAAGTTACCCTTCCCTTATCTGTAAATTGATTCGATCTCCTGAATCAAATGAAGATCAAACAAAATCTGAAGTGTACACACACAATCGAGATTAATGATCATGTTAAGCCCCTGATGCCTGCATCTCGTAAGCCAACTCGGAAAAACCCTGAGCACTTATACTGATGCGCTGAAAACAAGGTAAAGTAATGTCTCAAACATTCACAGGGCGACGTCAAATGTTCCGGCCAAGCAATTAAAACTTA from Fusarium oxysporum Fo47 chromosome III, complete sequence harbors:
- a CDS encoding dihydrouridine synthase-domain-containing protein, giving the protein MSTMTTTEENPTSAGEHPTKLQGRAFYESIGSPKFIVAPMVDQSEFAWRMLTRSFISPTEQKSLLAYTPMLHARLFSQDEKYRKAHFQSVKSDGETPWLDGNPSIDRPLFVQFCANDPEALLSAAKQVAPYCDAVDLNLGCPQGIARKGKYGAFLQEDQDLIFRLINILHKELPVPVAAKIRILDTKEETLAYAQNVLKAGASILTVHGRRREQKGHLTGLAEWKMIRFLRDSLPRETVIFANGNILQEGDIEKCLEATGADGVMSAEGNLSDPAIFSKPPAVGEEGREYWRGKDGKGGYRVDAVFRRYMDILHEHVFGEKHIERRPLFMPGDDTEWMNESETVEDEPPSKKRRKDLGKKGEQGPNMSAMQPHLFHLLRHFVSKHTDVRDMLAKSRAGDMEAYERVLSAVERKVAEGLIEYERTNGESVAETPLAEGEEDPPETESSVGTQRRCRRPWWVVQPIIRPLPNEAFKKGALTMSKKDKVKAQEQKQEEKGKQEDIKARDEALAG